From one Shewanella sp. GD04112 genomic stretch:
- a CDS encoding multidrug effflux MFS transporter, protein MTKINQNPQDRKWNYTFAYSLLLLIPFDLLASLGMDLYLPAINDIRQSFSVSQGQMQLTLTLYMAILGLGQLLFGPLSDAIGRRRVVIAGALVYAGSSLAMALTDSFSVFLLLRIVQALSASAVLVAAFATVRDVFADREEGVVIYAIMGSVLAAVPVVAPFIGSLIDGLWHWRGIFYTLAIFAALVGLHALLKWPETRPAQTHPFEWSRCFNIIRAKAFLGYTLAYATAMGAFFVYFSASPSILMDKLGLDKVTFSLWFGSVAIVMIITTRFVKHLVKRWGTQGTVLRGLIGMMLSSGLLYGLEWLNGLSLLGFMLPMYFIGVHIALTCAVTANGALAAFSHSAGLATALYYAIESLFLSALVSLLIWLLPSGTTLVICSYILISASLSLLFILSIRADNK, encoded by the coding sequence ATGACAAAAATTAATCAAAACCCGCAAGACCGCAAATGGAATTATACCTTTGCGTACTCACTTCTATTACTTATTCCCTTCGATTTACTCGCTTCTCTTGGCATGGATCTGTATCTGCCTGCCATCAATGATATTCGCCAGAGTTTTAGTGTTAGCCAAGGTCAAATGCAGCTGACTTTAACCCTCTATATGGCGATTTTAGGCTTAGGCCAGTTGCTATTTGGACCGCTATCCGACGCAATAGGGCGCAGGCGAGTGGTGATTGCCGGAGCCTTAGTTTACGCAGGTTCCAGTTTGGCGATGGCATTGACCGACAGCTTCAGTGTGTTTCTGCTCCTTCGGATTGTCCAGGCACTGAGCGCCTCGGCCGTGCTAGTGGCGGCATTTGCGACAGTGCGAGATGTGTTTGCCGATAGGGAAGAAGGCGTCGTTATCTATGCCATTATGGGCTCAGTGCTCGCGGCCGTGCCTGTGGTAGCACCTTTTATTGGCTCGCTTATCGATGGGCTTTGGCATTGGCGAGGGATCTTCTACACCTTAGCGATATTTGCTGCCCTAGTAGGCTTGCATGCCTTACTGAAATGGCCTGAAACCCGCCCAGCGCAGACCCATCCCTTTGAGTGGTCGAGATGTTTTAACATCATTCGCGCTAAGGCGTTTTTAGGCTATACCTTGGCCTACGCCACGGCCATGGGGGCCTTCTTTGTCTATTTTTCGGCATCACCGAGCATACTGATGGACAAATTAGGACTCGATAAGGTGACCTTTAGCCTGTGGTTTGGCTCGGTTGCGATAGTCATGATAATCACCACCCGCTTTGTTAAGCATCTTGTCAAACGTTGGGGCACACAGGGAACTGTGCTAAGAGGCTTGATTGGCATGATGCTAAGTAGCGGCTTATTGTATGGGCTGGAATGGCTAAATGGGCTGAGTTTACTTGGCTTTATGCTGCCTATGTATTTCATCGGAGTGCATATCGCCTTAACCTGCGCCGTAACCGCTAATGGTGCCTTAGCGGCGTTTTCCCATTCTGCGGGGCTGGCAACCGCTCTGTATTATGCCATTGAGAGTCTGTTCTTAAGTGCCTTAGTCAGTCTGTTGATTTGGCTGTTGCCCTCGGGTACTACGCTGGTGATCTGTAGTTATATTTTGATCTCGGCGTCACTATCACTGCTATTTATTCTCTCCATTAGAGCAGATAACAAATAG
- a CDS encoding helix-turn-helix domain-containing protein, translated as MICTPISYPSKTSAQTFSNFLKHTRTENQLSQEELCCQLRQKSCLFDTLDAITISRWERGVNIPSLAKQAEIVEIFGSELFDIYREDKTFIHEGLSLINLFESSIERSEHPYYRNKPYRVEFIDSQDDNFMTLLQLSLVYESNPRLSLTNRQLTQPFICGLSLVVAFSFGEQIVGHSLFCRTQAKVALEFMNDEVDLFEVIGHHSQSIPDTLMVFSSFGVTPHIENYMMSVYLHKMALSRSIKYLSFSICDEALKRKLTQFKLPLFKIRTLDNYHKPLKNYSFFASRTEVMANRNLLKLSVIPSAKSQTIDPIFFMQLGTSI; from the coding sequence ATGATTTGTACGCCTATCTCCTATCCAAGCAAAACTAGTGCACAGACATTCTCCAATTTCTTAAAACACACTCGCACTGAAAACCAGTTGTCTCAGGAAGAGCTATGTTGCCAGCTACGGCAAAAGAGTTGTTTGTTCGATACCTTAGATGCCATCACTATCAGCCGCTGGGAACGCGGGGTGAATATTCCCTCATTGGCCAAGCAGGCGGAAATTGTCGAAATTTTTGGCTCTGAACTATTTGATATTTATCGTGAAGATAAAACGTTTATCCATGAAGGCTTATCACTGATCAATTTATTTGAGTCCAGTATCGAGCGTAGTGAACATCCTTACTATCGAAATAAACCCTATCGCGTCGAGTTTATTGATAGTCAGGATGACAACTTTATGACCTTGCTGCAGTTGAGCTTGGTTTATGAGAGTAATCCACGGCTTTCCTTGACGAATCGTCAATTAACTCAGCCCTTCATTTGCGGATTATCGCTGGTGGTCGCCTTTAGTTTTGGTGAGCAGATCGTGGGGCATAGTCTGTTTTGCCGCACTCAGGCTAAGGTTGCGCTCGAATTTATGAATGACGAGGTGGATTTATTCGAAGTCATAGGCCATCACTCCCAGTCGATTCCCGATACCTTGATGGTGTTTTCATCCTTTGGGGTGACGCCACATATTGAGAACTACATGATGTCTGTTTACCTCCATAAGATGGCCTTAAGTCGCTCGATCAAGTACTTAAGTTTTAGCATTTGTGATGAAGCCTTAAAGCGTAAACTCACCCAGTTTAAATTACCGCTTTTTAAGATCCGAACCTTAGATAACTATCATAAACCCTTAAAAAATTACTCCTTTTTTGCAAGTCGAACCGAAGTGATGGCGAATCGAAATTTGCTGAAATTGTCTGTCATTCCTTCGGCTAAGTCACAGACAATCGATCCCATTTTCTTTATGCAGTTAGGGACCAGCATATGA
- a CDS encoding EAL domain-containing response regulator, with protein sequence MNILIIDDQKFIRETLKADIHRYLAEDDIHIYEASNGNQGIELLMALDVSLDLVIIDLKMEQGDGIAVINMLATTPRWLTVPIAVISSSDKRTLELVDCIIHTLRLNLVGVFAKPVNASDILTPLLATEAEDIEPDNQANRRQRHANINVQQLLKDEQLILCYQPKINLITQEIVGFEVLSRLCDRHHGYIYPDAFLPLINQQGLNSVFTRMVISQALQCWLRQPLLAKYSLSINITADDLTCDELIEYIIESSRNHDGIRLMLELTESQEIINQDRVLNSIARLIINNIDISLDDFGKSYSTYDRLDAIPFKEIKIDKSFVSDMDINHQHYLIVESTIALAQKMHVKVVAEGVETAAIEAILTALGCDVAQGYLYSPPIEGRYLIDWIGQYQGELMHAQ encoded by the coding sequence ATGAATATACTTATCATCGATGATCAAAAATTTATCCGTGAGACGCTCAAAGCAGATATTCATCGGTATTTAGCTGAGGACGATATCCATATTTATGAGGCGAGTAATGGCAACCAAGGGATAGAGTTGCTGATGGCGCTGGATGTATCACTCGACTTAGTGATTATCGATTTAAAAATGGAGCAGGGGGATGGTATCGCTGTCATTAATATGCTGGCGACAACGCCTCGTTGGCTGACTGTGCCTATTGCGGTGATCAGTTCCTCCGATAAACGCACACTGGAATTGGTTGATTGCATTATTCATACCTTGAGACTCAACTTGGTTGGCGTGTTTGCCAAACCTGTTAATGCGAGCGATATCTTAACCCCATTACTGGCAACAGAAGCCGAAGATATTGAGCCAGACAATCAGGCTAATCGACGTCAGCGGCATGCAAATATCAATGTGCAGCAACTACTTAAAGATGAGCAGTTGATCCTCTGTTATCAGCCTAAGATTAACTTAATCACTCAGGAAATCGTGGGGTTTGAGGTGTTATCGCGACTGTGCGATCGTCATCATGGGTATATTTACCCCGATGCGTTTTTACCCTTAATCAATCAGCAGGGCCTAAATAGCGTTTTCACTCGTATGGTGATTTCTCAAGCGTTGCAATGTTGGTTACGTCAGCCTCTCTTAGCCAAGTATTCACTATCGATTAATATTACTGCCGACGATCTTACCTGCGATGAGTTGATTGAATACATTATTGAATCAAGCCGGAATCATGATGGTATTCGGTTGATGTTAGAGTTGACCGAATCCCAAGAGATCATCAATCAGGATAGAGTGCTCAATTCAATTGCACGGCTGATTATTAACAATATTGATATTTCCCTCGATGATTTTGGCAAAAGCTATTCCACCTACGATCGCCTCGATGCTATTCCGTTTAAAGAAATCAAAATCGATAAAAGTTTTGTCTCTGATATGGATATCAATCATCAACATTATCTGATTGTTGAGTCAACCATTGCCCTTGCGCAGAAGATGCATGTCAAAGTGGTCGCAGAGGGGGTAGAAACAGCGGCCATTGAGGCTATTTTGACTGCCCTAGGATGTGATGTGGCACAAGGCTATTTGTATAGCCCTCCCATTGAAGGTCGATATCTTATTGACTGGATAGGCCAATATCAGGGCGAATTAATGCATGCACAGTGA
- a CDS encoding ATP-binding protein: MGSKYTPSIHLLTGLLVTLLLICLTLAHTTHEFKAVYQKKAQAVFASSQDMFLQHRIMLDALRSFFHASEAVSPQEFEIFAKDLLRIKSALAFTLRPDLQLAYLSDPSRLSELQRLQLHRTEQGELQAQLMDYLLVSLKIDEPNMPYLIYAISQKRILTRIDQEQNICVTYQFEHSIVRSSACDKPPAVGFWRLFTYSDEQFVVLSEYQTQFNLQVYYQVPRAEVIEILVIILSIASLGLAFSVLWFVKARHRQVVQRIECENRSKLALLASINHEIRTPINALLGYSKLLKKTLSRQEAQLRLHHAEQEDKALSTIVDKMIWSANLLYSVAENTLNYSKAEVGKLQLDQHPVNLREYVERIQEYYRAFNSTSGKTLSVTISDTLPDWLVLDGTKLFQLITNIINNAFKYSTGEQVHCYMDLPMLSLQVSTSPMLRILIRDFGEGMSWRAKQALDEPFNYQSVSSHGISGMGLGLYTCKRLLEQIGGKLRLRSQEGQGTTVLLRFPCQLHCGVPVPTNHYAQQSLLLVDDNLFNLEICRSVLESHFTHIHSADRAEEALRLFSTQRPFIVIVDYRLKDTDGLALIKQMVIAQAEHFWACQFFMLSANDRHEIPDLAQFPEVIFMQKPFSLEVFFSKLAVVQ; encoded by the coding sequence ATGGGCAGTAAATATACTCCGAGTATTCATTTGTTAACGGGATTACTGGTTACCTTGCTATTGATTTGTTTGACTCTGGCCCATACAACCCACGAGTTTAAAGCGGTTTATCAAAAAAAAGCTCAAGCAGTATTCGCCTCATCTCAGGATATGTTTTTACAGCATCGCATAATGCTGGATGCGCTCAGATCGTTTTTTCATGCATCAGAGGCGGTGTCACCCCAAGAGTTTGAAATCTTTGCTAAAGATCTATTGAGGATAAAATCGGCGCTGGCTTTTACTTTAAGACCGGATCTTCAACTTGCGTATCTCTCGGATCCTTCTCGACTCTCCGAGTTGCAACGGCTACAACTGCATCGCACTGAGCAAGGCGAGCTACAGGCTCAATTAATGGATTATCTCCTCGTCTCCCTTAAGATTGATGAACCTAACATGCCTTATCTTATCTATGCCATCTCGCAAAAAAGGATTTTGACCCGCATCGATCAGGAACAAAACATTTGCGTAACCTATCAATTTGAGCACTCGATAGTGCGAAGTTCAGCCTGTGACAAGCCTCCTGCAGTAGGCTTTTGGCGGCTATTTACTTATTCCGATGAGCAGTTTGTGGTACTGAGCGAATATCAGACTCAGTTTAATCTACAGGTTTACTACCAAGTTCCTCGTGCCGAAGTGATTGAAATCTTGGTGATTATCCTTTCTATTGCGTCGCTCGGGCTGGCATTTTCAGTGCTGTGGTTTGTGAAAGCGAGGCATCGACAAGTAGTACAACGTATTGAGTGCGAAAACCGCTCTAAGTTAGCGTTACTCGCCAGTATTAACCACGAGATCCGAACACCAATTAACGCATTACTCGGTTATAGCAAGCTGTTAAAGAAAACCCTCTCGCGACAGGAGGCGCAATTAAGGTTGCATCATGCAGAGCAAGAAGATAAAGCATTAAGTACGATCGTCGATAAAATGATCTGGTCAGCGAATTTACTCTATTCAGTTGCCGAAAATACCTTAAATTACAGTAAGGCTGAGGTGGGAAAGCTACAGCTTGACCAACACCCTGTGAACCTACGGGAATATGTCGAGCGAATTCAAGAATACTATCGAGCCTTTAATAGCACTTCAGGTAAAACCCTTAGTGTGACTATTAGTGATACCTTACCGGACTGGCTGGTGCTGGATGGCACTAAACTGTTCCAACTCATTACTAACATTATTAATAATGCCTTTAAATACAGTACTGGCGAGCAAGTGCATTGTTATATGGATTTGCCCATGTTATCTCTACAAGTTTCGACTTCCCCCATGTTAAGGATATTAATCCGCGATTTTGGTGAAGGCATGTCTTGGCGGGCAAAACAGGCTTTGGATGAGCCCTTTAATTATCAATCGGTATCAAGTCACGGCATATCAGGAATGGGGCTTGGGTTATATACCTGTAAGCGCTTATTAGAGCAGATAGGTGGGAAATTACGTTTACGCAGCCAGGAAGGGCAAGGCACTACCGTACTGTTGCGCTTTCCCTGTCAATTGCATTGCGGGGTGCCAGTGCCAACAAATCACTATGCACAGCAGTCATTACTTTTGGTCGACGATAATTTATTTAATCTTGAGATTTGCCGTAGTGTGCTCGAGTCGCATTTTACGCATATTCACAGTGCTGATCGGGCTGAAGAGGCTTTAAGATTATTTAGCACCCAGCGACCATTTATCGTGATTGTCGATTACCGCTTAAAGGATACGGACGGGTTAGCCTTAATCAAGCAAATGGTTATCGCCCAAGCTGAGCATTTTTGGGCATGTCAGTTCTTTATGCTATCAGCGAATGATCGCCACGAGATCCCTGATTTGGCACAGTTCCCTGAGGTGATCTTTATGCAAAAGCCCTTTAGCCTCGAAGTGTTCTTTAGCAAATTAGCGGTGGTTCAATAG